CGGGCGCCAGGAATAGATTCCATCTCGGCGCCTGTGTAACGCCGCCGACCAGGACGGGCTCGTACGCCGTATTCCAGATATACCACCCCGAGTTCCCGTTAATGTCGGCCGAGTAACCGGATATGCCAGTAAGGACGATGGAGTGTGCCGTGCCTACCAGGAATAAAGGAGAGATAAACGTTGCAGCCAACATCAGGACTACATACTTGAACTTCTCCATTCCAATAATCCTCCCTTCCTTTCTGTACGTCCGATGGCAACCTGGAATGAGCATCTTTCATGCCACAAACGGAACATATTGATTTTGCATGAAATCAACAAAAAAGGGCGTTGGTTATCGTAAAGTGCGCCGACAATTCCAGCCGTATATTCCGCCTCCCAACGAATGTGGAAATCCTCCGGAGGTGCCGCCCCCAAAAAATAAGACCCCGAAGGGTGCTCCTTCGGGGTCCAGTGGCCTCCCGGGCGAGGGTTCGGGAGGGGTCGGTATGGCTCCGTCAAAAGGGAAACATCGTCGTCTAAGACGTCCGACTGGCGCCATAGGATTTATCGTAGTGTGGGCTGTTGTAGAAGCCGCACTCCATGCACGATGCAAGCTTGTGAGCGAAGGTGCCCTGCACGGCGCCTCCACAAAAGGTGCCCGCGATGCGGGCACAGTGTTTGCCGTGTTTCGGATAGGCGGGGCAGATGCCCAGCTCGTCGACATTCGCCCCGCCCGCTTCGCGCCCGCACTGCTTGAACTCCCAACAGTTCATCACTACCTCCCCTTGGTTGTGGTGTGTACGTACGTCCGCCCTCCATACAAAAAGAGTGCCAAAAACGCACACTCACAAAAGGCACTGATAATTAAAGCATTCTTGCCGTAGGAGGCGGCCATTAGGGCAGGATGGCTGAGACACGAACCGTCACATGTGACGGATTTGGGTATTCCGGGGTCTGACGGGCGAAGGGGGTCTAGGGAAGCCGAAGGAGCTCTTCAAGCAACCTTCCCAGGTGGGGTCCAACACGACCTCTCCGACAACCTTGCCACCCTGTGCTATAGTTTTTCCAGGCGGAGACAGGAACGTGATGGACATGCTTCCCCTTGTGAAGAAAGTTGAAAGAGCTGTTATTCTTCTGCTTATCGTATTGATGCTGGCCGTCGTCGTGCTGGCTGCGATAGAGTTGGCCTGGGTCATCGCAAAGGACATCGTCTCGCCGCCGGTCATCATTCTGGAGATTGCCGAGTTGCTCGAGATATTCGGCCTCTTCCTGCTTGTCCTGATAGGGGTCGAGCTTTTGGAGATGATAAAGGTTTACCTGCAGGAGAACGTCGTCCACGTCGAGGTGGTCTTCATGGTGGCAATGGTCGCCATCGCCCGCAAGGTCGTCATTCTCGATGTAAAGACGCTTTCGGGCCTCACGCTGGTCGGCATCGCCGCCGTCATCCTGGCACTGTCGGCCGGATATTTCCTGGTGAAGCGCACGCAGCAAAAGAGGGAGGGCTGAGGGTTCGCGGGGAAGACTCTCAATCCGCCCCGCCAGAGGCACTTTCTTAAAGCAGGCCGTAGCTTCGGTTGCTCGAATCCCTTGACCTTCTGTCCGGGCCATTTCGTCGATTCCACAGAAGAAAGAGGAAGTGCTGCAACCCTCCGCTTTTCTTATCCGACGGGGCATTCAGTGCCTGTAATCTCGTCCCTCAGAACACGACCCGACCGCCAGTGCCCACATGCGTCATAACGCACACGTCCTTCGTTTCGCGCCGTTTGTGGCACCGCTTTTCTCCTTGCGCAGGACATCAGTGACCTTGACCTCTTCACTCAAAAAATGTATCATCACGTGAGGAATGTCAAATGTAAAATATCTTATCAGAAAGATCTCTCTTACTTTATCTTTTCTGAGTATGCCATTTGTTCTGGCATCTGCCCTTATACTGAAATATGTACGCTTGCTCAAACTCGAGAGATATAGACCGACAAAAAATATCTTCTGTTCTGTGGGGATATTCCCCATCAGTGATCACTTCTATGAGCCCCTCTTCAATCCAGCACACTTGAGGAAGAGCCTCAGGGAGGACAGGCACCTT
The Nitrospirota bacterium DNA segment above includes these coding regions:
- a CDS encoding phosphate-starvation-inducible PsiE family protein — its product is MLPLVKKVERAVILLLIVLMLAVVVLAAIELAWVIAKDIVSPPVIILEIAELLEIFGLFLLVLIGVELLEMIKVYLQENVVHVEVVFMVAMVAIARKVVILDVKTLSGLTLVGIAAVILALSAGYFLVKRTQQKREG